A DNA window from bacterium HR34 contains the following coding sequences:
- the polA gene encoding DNA polymerase I, with protein MKKFVVLDVSSILYRAFFALPPFKTKDNKPTGGLYGFLSILLKIIREIKPDCILATFDRPEPTFRHKIEVEYKANRPEAPNDLVLQIGYVKEIFQSLNIPYLEKSGFEADDIIGFLISKITDKKLGQVIIVTGDSDTFQLLKEGVSVYLLRKGVKDIQIYDINKFKEDYGGIEPEQLVDVKSLAGEPTDNIKGIEGIGNKTAIKLIKEYSSVEKLIENANLLPDNLKEKIIKNKDLILKNKELIKLKKDIEGINFDIENCFFSLPSPDSVQNIFSKFEFKTLFERYKKIQQEQSKRTLF; from the coding sequence ATGAAAAAATTTGTAGTCTTGGATGTAAGTTCAATTTTATACAGAGCTTTCTTCGCTTTACCTCCTTTTAAAACAAAAGACAACAAGCCAACAGGGGGATTGTATGGTTTTTTATCTATTTTATTAAAAATAATAAGAGAAATTAAACCAGATTGCATTTTAGCAACTTTTGACAGGCCAGAGCCTACCTTCCGGCATAAAATAGAGGTAGAGTACAAAGCCAATAGACCAGAGGCGCCGAATGATTTAGTTTTGCAGATAGGGTACGTAAAGGAAATTTTTCAATCTCTTAACATACCCTACCTTGAAAAGTCAGGTTTCGAAGCAGACGATATAATAGGTTTTTTAATATCAAAAATAACAGATAAAAAACTTGGACAGGTTATTATAGTTACAGGCGATTCTGATACTTTTCAATTGCTAAAAGAAGGAGTTTCTGTGTATTTGTTGAGAAAGGGAGTAAAAGACATTCAAATTTATGATATTAATAAATTTAAAGAAGATTATGGTGGCATTGAGCCAGAACAATTAGTGGATGTTAAAAGCTTGGCAGGCGAGCCAACGGATAATATAAAGGGGATTGAGGGAATAGGCAATAAAACAGCAATAAAACTTATAAAAGAATATAGCAGCGTTGAAAAATTAATAGAAAATGCAAATTTACTGCCAGACAATTTAAAAGAAAAAATTATTAAAAACAAAGACCTCATTTTGAAAAACAAAGAATTAATTAAACTTAAAAAAGATATAGAAGGAATAAATTTTGATATTGAAAATTGCTTTTTTTCTTTACCCTCACCTGATAGTGTTCAAAATATTTTTTCGAAATTTGAGTTCAAAACGTTGTTTGAAAGATATAAAAAAATACAGCAGGAGCAGTCAAAAAGAACTTTGTTTTAA
- the epsE gene encoding Type II secretion system protein E yields MEFKNLETIKITLKDQKEVKNIKELCKLIEERISYPITTLLNVIMYGSIKLDASDIHFETLKDEVLLRLRVDGVLHDVLRFPIKVYEQLLSRIKLLSKMKLNIENKPQDGRFSVFLEGNDTLIEIRSSTLPSENGESVVMRILNPKNLKDISELGIREDLMDIFYRAVKEPTGLIITTGPTGSGKTTTLYAFLKSVKSPEVKIITIEDPIEYHLEGITQTQVSDHYSFADGLKSIMRQDPDVILVGEIRDEETAKIAVQASLTGHKVFSTVHANEAIGVISRLKTLGVKVSDLASALTMCIAQRLIRKVCTYCAEKEKPNQELIKKIKENLENISPQVRVPDISSIFILKEKGCEKCNFTGFKGRVGIFEAFLLDDELREMIIIGESQVSIKRKLIQKGMTTLKQDAIIKMLEGKTTLSEVERVVGMI; encoded by the coding sequence ATGGAATTCAAAAACCTTGAAACAATAAAAATAACCCTAAAAGATCAAAAGGAGGTTAAAAACATAAAAGAATTATGTAAGTTAATAGAAGAGAGAATAAGTTATCCTATAACTACATTATTAAATGTAATTATGTATGGCTCTATAAAACTTGATGCCTCTGACATCCACTTTGAAACATTAAAAGACGAGGTTCTGTTAAGATTAAGGGTTGATGGCGTTCTACATGATGTTTTAAGATTTCCAATTAAAGTATACGAACAACTTTTATCAAGAATAAAACTTTTATCTAAAATGAAACTCAATATAGAAAATAAGCCACAGGATGGCAGATTTTCTGTTTTTTTAGAAGGAAATGATACTTTAATAGAAATAAGATCTTCTACTCTCCCTTCTGAAAATGGGGAATCAGTAGTAATGAGGATTTTAAACCCAAAAAATTTAAAAGATATATCAGAACTTGGCATAAGAGAAGATTTAATGGATATATTTTACAGGGCTGTGAAAGAACCAACAGGCCTTATTATAACAACAGGTCCAACAGGATCTGGTAAAACAACTACTTTGTATGCTTTTTTGAAAAGCGTTAAAAGTCCTGAGGTAAAAATAATAACAATAGAAGACCCAATAGAATATCATTTAGAAGGTATAACTCAAACTCAAGTATCAGATCACTATAGTTTTGCAGATGGATTAAAATCTATTATGCGTCAAGACCCTGATGTAATTCTTGTGGGAGAGATCAGAGATGAAGAAACTGCAAAAATAGCAGTTCAAGCATCTCTCACGGGACACAAAGTGTTTAGCACAGTTCACGCCAATGAGGCTATTGGAGTAATATCAAGATTAAAAACCTTGGGAGTAAAGGTTAGCGATCTAGCCTCTGCTCTAACTATGTGTATAGCCCAAAGACTTATAAGAAAAGTTTGCACTTATTGCGCTGAAAAAGAAAAGCCAAACCAAGAACTTATCAAAAAAATAAAAGAAAATCTTGAAAACATATCACCTCAAGTTAGAGTTCCTGATATTTCTAGTATTTTTATATTAAAAGAAAAAGGTTGCGAAAAATGCAATTTTACAGGATTTAAAGGAAGAGTTGGTATATTTGAGGCATTTTTGTTAGATGATGAGTTAAGAGAAATGATAATAATAGGAGAAAGTCAGGTAAGTATTAAAAGAAAACTAATACAAAAAGGGATGACTACTCTCAAACAAGATGCTATAATAAAAATGTTGGAAGGGAAAACAACATTGAGCGAGGTAGAAAGAGTTGTTGGAATGATTTAG
- the rpsT gene encoding 30S ribosomal protein S20, translated as MPVTKSAKKALRSSLRKRQYNLYYKTKIKALLKEIKKSLSEKNIEKAKSLLPQYYKIVDKAAKENVIKKNTAARKKSRITKFINKTAQ; from the coding sequence ATGCCTGTAACAAAATCAGCAAAAAAAGCCCTAAGAAGTTCTTTAAGAAAAAGACAATATAATTTATATTACAAAACGAAAATCAAAGCCTTGTTAAAAGAAATTAAAAAAAGTTTATCTGAAAAAAATATAGAAAAAGCAAAAAGTTTGTTGCCCCAATACTACAAAATAGTTGATAAAGCGGCAAAGGAAAATGTTATTAAGAAAAATACAGCGGCAAGAAAAAAGTCAAGAATAACAAAATTTATTAATAAAACAGCTCAGTAA
- the ruvC gene encoding Crossover junction endodeoxyribonuclease RuvC, with protein sequence MVILGIDPGVERTGYGVIKVSKKTLKCVDYGCIFTDKSLNIPQRILELSKSLSKIIKKYKPKVAGVENIFFFKNLKTAVKVSEARGAILLTLAKNNIEMLEFTPLQVKMALIGYGRADKGQIQKMVKEILKLKEIPKPDDAADAMAVAICAVRQLKLV encoded by the coding sequence ATGGTGATATTAGGAATAGATCCAGGAGTTGAAAGAACTGGCTATGGCGTCATAAAAGTTAGCAAAAAAACATTAAAATGCGTTGATTATGGGTGTATTTTTACAGACAAAAGCTTAAACATACCTCAAAGAATCCTTGAATTATCAAAAAGTCTCTCAAAAATAATCAAAAAATATAAGCCAAAAGTAGCAGGGGTTGAAAATATTTTCTTTTTCAAAAACCTTAAAACTGCTGTTAAAGTAAGCGAGGCCCGAGGTGCTATTTTATTAACCCTGGCCAAAAACAACATAGAAATGCTCGAATTCACTCCCCTACAAGTAAAAATGGCACTTATTGGCTATGGAAGGGCTGATAAAGGCCAAATACAAAAAATGGTAAAAGAGATACTAAAACTTAAAGAAATTCCAAAGCCAGACGATGCCGCAGACGCTATGGCAGTGGCAATTTGTGCTGTAAGGCAGCTAAAATTGGTATAA
- the prmB gene encoding 50S ribosomal protein L3 glutamine methyltransferase, giving the protein MELIKISSKHLFSPRRETIYWVKKAIKQISKSKTKKIKVLDLFAGSGIIGILVLKNIKNSVVHFGEIDKNALKAVKENLEKNKIGKKRYKIIKTNVFSNIKEKYNFILANPPYIAPENRFFVQESVLKNEPKRALFSKDKGLYHIKKLIIGAKKHLKEGGALYFEFDHYHKNLLENFLKEQENLKYKICKDQFKKFRYCKVLFFD; this is encoded by the coding sequence ATGGAGTTGATAAAAATCTCTTCCAAACATCTCTTTTCTCCGAGGCGAGAGACAATTTATTGGGTTAAAAAAGCAATAAAACAAATTTCCAAATCTAAGACAAAAAAGATAAAAGTTTTAGATTTGTTCGCTGGCTCTGGAATAATAGGAATTTTAGTTTTGAAAAACATAAAAAACTCTGTTGTGCATTTCGGAGAAATAGATAAAAACGCTCTGAAGGCAGTAAAAGAAAATTTAGAAAAAAATAAAATAGGCAAAAAAAGATATAAAATAATAAAAACCAATGTTTTCTCAAATATTAAAGAAAAGTATAATTTTATTTTGGCAAACCCTCCTTATATTGCTCCTGAAAACAGGTTTTTTGTGCAAGAAAGTGTTTTAAAAAACGAGCCAAAAAGGGCTTTGTTTTCAAAAGACAAAGGACTTTACCATATTAAAAAATTAATAATTGGCGCTAAAAAACACTTAAAAGAAGGCGGCGCTTTGTATTTTGAGTTTGACCATTACCACAAAAACCTTCTTGAAAATTTCTTGAAAGAGCAAGAAAACTTAAAATACAAAATATGCAAAGACCAATTTAAAAAGTTTAGATACTGCAAAGTTTTGTTTTTTGATTAG
- the phoP gene encoding Alkaline phosphatase synthesis transcriptional regulatory protein PhoP: MKKKILIIEDDNFFRQLLVNKLEEDFDIEVATDGVEGEKKIYEWQPDLVVLDMILPEKEGIEILKTLNNNPPEKKPIIVVVSNVMIEEDMDRAKSLGVHHYFVKAENTPNELVAKIKMILS, encoded by the coding sequence ATGAAAAAGAAAATTTTAATAATAGAAGACGACAACTTTTTCAGGCAACTTTTGGTAAATAAATTAGAAGAAGATTTTGATATTGAAGTTGCAACAGACGGAGTAGAAGGAGAAAAAAAGATATACGAATGGCAGCCTGATCTTGTTGTTTTAGATATGATATTGCCAGAAAAAGAAGGTATTGAAATACTTAAAACTTTAAATAATAACCCTCCAGAGAAAAAACCAATAATAGTTGTTGTGTCCAATGTTATGATAGAGGAAGATATGGATAGGGCAAAAAGTTTGGGAGTGCATCACTACTTTGTTAAAGCAGAAAACACGCCAAATGAACTTGTTGCTAAAATAAAAATGATTCTTTCTTAA
- the mutM gene encoding Formamidopyrimidine-DNA glycosylase, translating to MPELPEVETQVRDLKKEIKGLTIKDIIPIYKKVLKKPKNFKLFKNSILNKKVLDIERLGKNILIHAGDKVILIHQKIAGHILYSKWIKKGNNYISEDKIIKKDPKNRFLIYLFVFNNGKMLGLCDPRKFSKIELWSRKDIKKIKEIKKLGEDPFSKNFTFNYFYGKIKNKNKSIKSVLLDQSIVLGIGNIYSDEILWQAKVHPTKKAKELSLNEIKEIFKAIKQVLREGIKKRGESFSDWRDIFGKKGNYDKYKKVFKREGLSCKRCKSAILKTKISGRTSRFCSNCQKYD from the coding sequence ATGCCAGAGCTTCCAGAGGTTGAAACTCAGGTTAGAGACTTAAAAAAAGAAATCAAAGGCTTAACTATAAAAGATATAATACCTATTTACAAAAAAGTTTTAAAAAAACCAAAAAATTTTAAACTCTTTAAAAACTCTATTTTAAATAAAAAAGTTTTAGACATAGAAAGATTGGGTAAAAATATTTTAATTCACGCTGGCGATAAAGTAATTTTAATTCATCAAAAAATAGCAGGCCATATTTTATATAGCAAGTGGATTAAAAAAGGAAACAACTATATAAGCGAGGATAAAATTATTAAAAAGGATCCTAAAAATAGATTTTTGATATATTTGTTTGTCTTTAATAATGGGAAAATGTTGGGATTGTGCGATCCAAGAAAGTTTTCGAAAATAGAACTTTGGAGCAGAAAAGATATTAAAAAAATAAAAGAAATAAAAAAATTGGGCGAGGACCCTTTTTCTAAAAATTTTACATTCAATTATTTTTACGGGAAAATTAAAAATAAAAATAAATCAATAAAATCTGTTTTGTTAGATCAAAGTATTGTTTTGGGTATCGGAAATATTTATAGTGATGAAATTTTATGGCAGGCAAAGGTGCATCCAACTAAAAAAGCAAAAGAGTTGTCACTAAACGAAATAAAAGAAATTTTTAAAGCAATAAAACAGGTTTTAAGAGAGGGCATTAAAAAAAGAGGGGAGAGTTTTTCTGACTGGCGGGATATATTTGGCAAAAAAGGTAATTATGATAAATATAAAAAAGTTTTCAAAAGAGAGGGCTTGTCTTGCAAAAGATGTAAAAGCGCAATTTTAAAAACAAAAATATCTGGGAGGACAAGCAGGTTTTGCTCTAATTGCCAAAAATATGATTAA
- the tsaE gene encoding tRNA threonylcarbamoyladenosine biosynthesis protein TsaE, producing the protein MKKSIEKIITFSERGTSKVGSILAKEIKKEEKDNFLILLKGDLGSGKTTFVKGFARGFGVLKQIQSPSFVIMRRYSLKSKNFRNLFHIDFYRLNKKGKDFSEKVLLDIIQKEKKNIFIVEWPEKSSIFKKIKPNIIINFEVVSPKTRLLTFIFNK; encoded by the coding sequence ATGAAAAAGTCAATTGAAAAAATAATAACTTTTTCTGAAAGAGGAACAAGTAAAGTAGGTAGTATTTTAGCAAAAGAGATAAAAAAAGAAGAAAAAGACAATTTTTTAATTTTATTAAAAGGCGATTTGGGAAGCGGCAAGACAACTTTTGTTAAGGGTTTTGCAAGAGGCTTTGGCGTTTTAAAGCAAATTCAAAGTCCAAGTTTTGTTATAATGAGAAGGTATTCACTAAAGAGTAAAAACTTTAGAAACCTTTTTCACATAGATTTTTACAGATTAAATAAAAAAGGAAAAGATTTTTCTGAAAAAGTTTTATTGGACATTATTCAAAAAGAAAAGAAAAACATTTTTATTGTAGAGTGGCCTGAAAAAAGCAGTATCTTTAAAAAAATAAAACCAAACATTATAATAAATTTTGAGGTTGTGTCGCCAAAAACAAGGCTTTTAACATTTATTTTTAATAAATAA
- a CDS encoding putative transcriptional regulatory protein: protein MSGHSKWHNIRVKKEAEDAKRSKIFSKLARMITIAAREGGNPETNPKLRTAIEQAKNFNMPSENIEKAIKRGTGELKGGALEEFLFEAYGPENSAILIEGITDNMKRALTEIKQVLTESNAKLAESGSVKWMFTQKGVIIVDILKQDEKYKNKENIELEVIECGADDIDYAEENVLSVYTKTEDLNKVKNCLEGKGIKIESASLDWIPNTTIEISDKAKEALKNLFEKLDNLDDVQELYCNVNL from the coding sequence ATGTCAGGGCATTCAAAATGGCATAATATAAGAGTTAAAAAGGAAGCAGAAGATGCCAAAAGAAGTAAAATATTTTCAAAGTTAGCAAGAATGATAACAATAGCGGCAAGAGAAGGCGGTAACCCAGAAACAAACCCAAAATTAAGAACTGCTATAGAACAGGCAAAAAATTTTAATATGCCATCTGAGAATATAGAAAAAGCGATAAAAAGGGGTACGGGTGAATTAAAAGGAGGGGCATTAGAGGAGTTTTTATTTGAGGCTTATGGTCCTGAAAACAGCGCAATTTTAATAGAAGGAATCACAGATAATATGAAAAGGGCTTTAACAGAAATAAAGCAGGTTTTAACAGAAAGCAACGCTAAATTGGCTGAATCTGGCTCTGTAAAATGGATGTTTACTCAAAAAGGCGTTATAATAGTAGATATTTTAAAACAAGACGAAAAATACAAAAATAAAGAAAATATTGAATTAGAAGTAATAGAATGTGGCGCTGATGATATTGATTATGCAGAAGAAAATGTTTTGTCTGTATACACAAAAACAGAAGATTTAAACAAAGTAAAAAACTGTCTTGAAGGAAAAGGCATAAAAATAGAATCAGCATCTCTTGATTGGATACCAAACACAACAATAGAAATAAGCGATAAGGCAAAAGAAGCGCTTAAAAACTTATTCGAAAAACTAGATAACCTTGACGACGTCCAAGAATTATACTGTAATGTTAATTTATAA
- the ruvB gene encoding Holliday junction ATP-dependent DNA helicase RuvB — MSVKSRNDNNEIESFETSLRPERWEDFIGQEKIKENIKIIITAAKERGQTHCEHLLFYGPPGLGKTSMSYLVAKELGGNLKITSGPAIEKVGDLAAIITNLSDGDVLFIDEVHRLNKAIEEYLYPVMEDFKLHLTVGKGAMARTMELKLPKFTMIAATTRLALISSPLRDRFGAIFQFDYYNIEDLKKILLRTSKILDIDIEEKAIELICERSRFTPRIANRLLKRVRDFAQVHKESKITPDIVLKTFKLLDVDEKGLEKGDRKILETIANKFNGGPVGLQLLASATNEEEDTILDIYEPYLLKLGLIERTPKGRILTMEGYKYLKIKPANQNRIFI; from the coding sequence ATGTCTGTCAAGTCCAGAAATGATAATAATGAGATTGAATCTTTTGAAACATCTTTAAGACCAGAAAGATGGGAAGATTTTATTGGTCAAGAAAAAATAAAAGAAAATATTAAAATTATAATAACAGCGGCGAAAGAAAGAGGTCAAACTCATTGCGAACACTTGCTATTTTATGGGCCTCCTGGTCTTGGGAAAACATCAATGTCATATCTCGTTGCAAAAGAACTTGGAGGAAACCTAAAAATAACCTCTGGCCCTGCCATCGAAAAAGTAGGAGATTTGGCAGCAATAATAACTAATTTGTCAGATGGAGATGTTTTGTTTATAGACGAAGTTCACAGACTAAACAAAGCAATAGAAGAATACTTGTACCCTGTAATGGAAGATTTTAAACTACACTTAACCGTTGGAAAGGGAGCTATGGCAAGAACTATGGAGTTAAAACTACCTAAATTCACAATGATAGCGGCAACTACAAGATTGGCTTTAATTTCCTCTCCTTTAAGAGATAGGTTTGGTGCTATTTTTCAATTTGATTATTATAATATTGAGGATTTAAAAAAAATACTTTTGAGAACTTCTAAAATTTTAGACATAGATATAGAAGAAAAAGCAATAGAATTAATATGCGAAAGGTCAAGGTTTACTCCAAGAATAGCAAATAGATTGTTAAAAAGAGTAAGAGATTTCGCCCAGGTTCATAAAGAAAGCAAAATAACACCTGACATTGTATTAAAAACTTTTAAACTACTGGATGTAGACGAAAAAGGCCTTGAAAAAGGAGACAGAAAAATACTTGAAACAATAGCCAATAAGTTTAATGGAGGTCCTGTTGGTTTGCAGCTTTTAGCATCAGCAACAAACGAAGAAGAAGACACAATTCTTGACATATATGAGCCTTATTTGCTAAAACTAGGTCTTATAGAAAGAACTCCAAAGGGAAGAATATTAACTATGGAAGGTTACAAGTATTTAAAAATTAAACCAGCTAATCAAAATAGAATATTTATTTAA
- the pbpF gene encoding Penicillin-binding protein 1F: protein MPKKPKKTSKKSGYKKLFIALKIVGIALSVFLFLFAFAFIYFAKDLPRPEKFTEVPFPMPTRIYDRTGKVLLYEVYGEERRELVKIADISPNLINAVIAAEDANFYKHFGIDIKALLRATINNIKKRRFAEGASTITQQLIRTTFLTRDKTPTRKIREIILTLELERRYPKEQILEWYLNQVPLGPNIYGVQTASKTYFGKDAKDLTIPEAAIIAALIRAPSYLYPYGNHLNELLERKDYVIDRMVEVGYISQQDAQKYKEEKIVFQERKQNILAPHFTLMVLDYITQKYGEEFLQTKGLKVITTLDYDLQKYIEDVVKEDSERLKMYNAHNVSVVVINPKDGSIEALLGSKDYFGEKYPPDCQEGLNCAFDPKVNVATFGFGRQTGSAIKPLYYVLAFEKGLSPESEIWDIPTEFNPNCHFLGIEIKDKYGLDCYHPQNFDGRFRGKITIRSALGQSLNIPSTKLFYLVGYQDFYNFAKKAGITTIPKNISNAGLSVALGSLEVKLIDLVAAYSVFAANGTKTTPYFIKEIKDINGDIIEKTNISKRKIISEDSVKLLNSVLSDNNARAPVFGLNSALYFKDYPVAAKTGTTQNFEDAWAMMYTPTSVLGVWVGNNNHEKMAKKAGVFYAGNIAHKIMEKLLETRKPEPFDFNVKSQKRVIKIPEDNPHTILYYVSKNNFNETPENPKNDPQFKNWEESLRFWLNQKKF, encoded by the coding sequence ATGCCAAAAAAACCCAAAAAAACATCCAAAAAATCAGGATATAAAAAACTTTTTATTGCCTTAAAGATTGTAGGAATCGCCCTTTCTGTATTTTTATTCCTTTTCGCCTTTGCTTTTATTTATTTTGCCAAAGACCTGCCAAGACCTGAAAAATTCACAGAGGTCCCCTTCCCTATGCCAACAAGAATATATGATAGAACAGGAAAAGTCCTTTTATACGAGGTTTATGGCGAAGAAAGGAGAGAATTAGTAAAAATAGCTGACATCTCCCCTAATCTTATAAACGCTGTTATAGCCGCAGAAGACGCTAATTTTTATAAACATTTTGGTATAGATATAAAAGCGCTTCTAAGGGCAACTATAAACAATATTAAAAAAAGAAGGTTCGCAGAAGGTGCTTCAACAATAACCCAGCAACTAATAAGAACGACTTTTTTAACAAGAGATAAAACGCCAACAAGAAAAATAAGAGAAATTATCCTTACTTTAGAATTAGAAAGAAGATATCCAAAAGAGCAGATTCTTGAATGGTACTTAAATCAGGTGCCATTAGGCCCTAATATATACGGAGTTCAAACAGCAAGCAAAACATATTTTGGCAAAGACGCAAAAGATTTAACAATTCCAGAGGCAGCAATAATAGCTGCTTTAATAAGAGCACCAAGTTATTTATACCCGTACGGAAACCACTTGAATGAATTATTAGAAAGAAAAGACTATGTCATAGACAGAATGGTAGAGGTTGGCTATATATCGCAACAAGACGCCCAAAAATACAAAGAAGAAAAAATTGTTTTCCAAGAACGAAAACAAAACATACTCGCCCCCCATTTCACTTTAATGGTTTTGGATTATATCACGCAAAAATATGGAGAAGAGTTTTTACAAACAAAAGGTTTAAAAGTAATAACAACGTTAGATTACGATCTTCAAAAGTACATTGAAGATGTTGTGAAAGAAGATTCTGAAAGACTTAAAATGTATAATGCTCACAATGTTTCTGTGGTTGTAATAAATCCAAAAGACGGCTCGATTGAAGCACTTTTAGGATCGAAAGATTATTTTGGTGAAAAATATCCTCCAGACTGCCAGGAAGGATTGAATTGCGCTTTTGATCCAAAGGTAAACGTAGCAACTTTTGGTTTTGGAAGGCAAACAGGTTCTGCTATAAAACCTCTTTATTATGTACTTGCTTTTGAAAAAGGTCTTTCTCCTGAATCAGAAATATGGGATATACCAACAGAATTTAACCCAAACTGCCATTTTTTAGGCATAGAAATAAAGGATAAATACGGCCTTGACTGCTACCACCCGCAAAACTTTGATGGTAGATTTAGAGGGAAAATAACAATTAGAAGCGCATTGGGACAATCTTTAAATATTCCATCTACAAAACTTTTTTATCTAGTTGGATATCAAGACTTTTATAATTTTGCCAAAAAAGCAGGAATAACAACGATACCTAAAAATATATCGAACGCAGGATTGTCAGTGGCATTGGGTTCTCTTGAAGTTAAATTAATTGATTTAGTGGCTGCTTACTCTGTCTTCGCTGCCAACGGCACAAAAACAACACCATACTTTATAAAAGAAATAAAAGACATTAACGGAGATATTATAGAAAAAACAAACATTAGTAAAAGAAAAATAATAAGCGAGGATTCTGTAAAACTATTAAATAGTGTTTTATCAGATAATAATGCGAGGGCTCCTGTTTTTGGACTAAATTCTGCTTTATATTTTAAAGATTACCCAGTTGCTGCTAAAACAGGGACGACTCAAAATTTTGAGGACGCTTGGGCCATGATGTACACTCCGACTTCTGTTTTAGGCGTTTGGGTTGGAAATAACAACCACGAAAAAATGGCAAAAAAAGCAGGTGTATTTTATGCAGGAAACATAGCCCATAAAATTATGGAAAAACTATTAGAAACAAGAAAACCAGAACCCTTTGATTTTAATGTTAAATCACAAAAAAGAGTTATAAAAATACCAGAAGACAATCCGCACACAATTTTATACTATGTTAGTAAAAACAATTTTAATGAAACACCTGAAAATCCAAAAAACGATCCACAGTTCAAAAACTGGGAAGAGTCTTTAAGGTTTTGGTTAAATCAAAAAAAGTTTTAA